cttatatacaacctttcttttatatattaccaccactaaatttaCTACTataaatttggtgttcatcttgtagTGCTATTGAGATATgccaacttggaccgatgcatatgtgtgcttggtcctacgttgtagctgactgactgacttgttaatttcatctcatCGTATTAAAGTGATATAGTTTTAATTAAAGCACATTTTTATTAAACTATACATTGATTATAACTGACTAACTGTATATTTCATTGGATATGTCTTTATTTTATCCACCTTTTAtagatttatattttaaatattgaacCCAATTATCTGTTACTTTTGTAGTAACTCTATCATATGAACTTAATAAATGTTACTGCTTTCTCATAAAACAGAAGTgtgaataaaatacaaaattgtACGCATGAATTATAATGTTACTTTTACTAATTTGCCTTGTTAAACTAATTAAAAACTAATATGTTACACCCATATATTGTTCATAGGATAcgcaaatgatatatatatatatatatatatatatatatatatatatatatatataaagcctTTCTTTTCAGGAAAACAAAATTGATAAACAAATCGATACTGTTTGTCGATAATCAATAAACGGAAAAGTAAACGTACAATTAAAAAGGTAaactagaaaaataaaatattttaagagTAAACATTTCACAATATATATATCgaatttcttattattactatctCATAATTGAAGCATGTATCGTAGAGAGTTTGTCATAATAAGTTTTCAAAATAGTTGTTTGTAAGAGATAAGTAAACATTTTTGAAATACTTAAGAAATAGTTAATTGATATTGTAACAAAACGTTAGATGGTTTGAGATAGTTAGTAGAAAACTTTAGGCCTAAGTATAGCAATAATTATCATTCTTTAACAAGAATTACTTTTAAATCCacttggaagattcaaacaaacaataccaagtgagttcaaacttcaccctattgcacaagcaagtggttatcaggactcagtagctgagtggataacgcgatggcgtttgaagcgaaaggtactgggttcgagttccaaagtgaacatcaactctgagatgcaggtacatccagatgacgagtccccaataggacgaaatgcgcgtcctggattccactgctagccactttccatctttgcttataagaagTACCTTTGTTCTTGATGATAACAGTTCTCTTAAAGGGATTCGAACTTGTATCACTTAGTATTACAGTATGAGATATTAACATTGATAATTTGGGGTCAAGATTGACCTCGTGGTAAGAAATTCATCATGTCATTTTACAGCCCAAAAACTTATCCAGAATCTTTTAAATGTACGTATTATTAGAAGGATAACATTAATCCAGTTTTTCCCATTGATAACTTTGAAGAAAGCAAGAATAATAAATATAGCAGAATAAGTTGAATTCGTTTATTTCATGAATTCTTGCCACCAACTTACAACCTagatataatagtaataactatCAATGTACATACTTTATGTTATATTGGTAAAAATCAATAGAATAATAAAGGCAAGCGTGAAAGTATCATAGAGTGGACGCTGTGTTGATATTTTAAAAGCGTTCAAAGTAATCAATATCCAAACAACTTCGAATCTGTTATGTTACACCGAAGTCATAAAAGTCAAAAAGTTCAAATCAAACTTATATATTTAGAAGGATAGAGTTGTAAATCTTTCATTACCGTGGTtcctttttattttcattatctaGCTACGTAATTTCCTATTTCATACTACAGTATCAAAttccttttttcttcttcttgaGTTTCACTCATCTTACTCTGTTATTCTAACAAATTTCATGTTCATTATTGTGTAACTTCAATATTCATTCTCTAGAAACATGTTTCAATGTGCTTTAAAATTTTTCATCCATAATTTTCACACTTAATAACAtaactattcatcttttttttacCACTTTATATTACTCTTATACTTGTCATTGTTTCTCTACTAATCTTCACTAATATGGTATAAAGTATGCACACTCATCATAGAtagttattgttattgtttctAGATTGTTCCTGATGTATCCAAAGTATGACATctaatttaaatgatcaaatagGCTGATGACGTATAGAACATTAAACacttaaaaataacaataacatCAAATAGTTTTGTAAAAAAGAAAGGTATACTAAGATCATCAATCTTATGACAAAttgttttaaaacaaattacttATGCATCACGTAGTACAATCGGtttaagaaatgaaaataaacgaAGTGAAAAACTTGTACATAAACCCTTAGAAGTATAAAAAGCACACCCAAATGAgtatatttcttcttttttcccTCTACAATACAAGTCAATCTTTTGTCAAATATTTAGGGACATTATGTGAATTATGTGAAGAAGTGATGGAACAAAGGATAGGAATTCATTTAAAtgatttgtagagatttaatCAGTAAAAAGATAAGATGCATGAGCCATTAAAACTATAACTAAGCCAAATTGAAACTTATGAATTTTTTGAAACTGTCAACCATCAGACTGGGTAAATTACCATATGGTAATGTGTTTAAAATAGGAAATGAAAGGCTCAGTATGAACTTATACacagttattgataaatacCTGGTCATTAGTTATATTGTGGAATTAAACTTATGTTTATTTGATAGTATTTTGTGGTGGAAATTGTCTTTGAAAATAAGTTATCCAGTACATGCAGAATAAGTCACTAATAGACACTAAACGTTTCAAAAATAAGATGTAGTAGGGTTAACAATACTACATATTTACCAGAATCGCAGTTGATGCAACACAATTTGAATCTCAGAACTTATTCTATGATTATAAAGTGACTTAGTAGTTATATTCTCAGCAGCCAATCAGAATCAAGAAATTCCTTTTATTTAATGTGacaatcaaaaataaatatacatatcttgtggttgaaaccatgagtcaatggaagctagaccaccatatatCTTACATTATATGAAAAACACAATAGAAATATTTCAATTTACTTTGCTGATAATAAGCTATATATAAACTCTATGTTCCTATGGTGTTAAAAGCGAAAAATAGATAATAAGCCCTGAACATCTAATGAGCTTCCTAAAATTATTAGACTGTAACCGGCTCCATTGTTTCTGTTGAGAAATACATTTGATTTATACATGTTCTATTCATTAATTGAAAAAAATGACTTTATACTTTCAAAGTCACTTTAATACCACTGTTGATTTGTTTCTGTATCATAGTTACATAGATTTCAACCAATGAATCTCACGTTTTAAATCACACCTTCCTCCCACTCCTACTAAGGAAACTGAGTATAATTACATTAACCCTAACAAAATGGATTAACTAAACAATTTTCCCGTACTCATCATTGATTAAGTCTTTACATTCAATTCCGATTTAAAACGTCAATAAGTTAGTCATGTTTAAAGCATACACATTTAATGATATAAAAGTTAAATACATTAAAGTTCATAATAACATCCCAACCACAGAAAAGGCATTGATCAATCATATCTAACTCATCATTTTTATCATATACCGAAATCTTGGAAATCAGTGAAAATTACTTTGAAGTTAACGATTCATTTGCCAGTTTTTTTTCCTACAATAATTTAGGACTAAAATTTCATCTCGTTTTGAGTTTATAAAGGGGAATATATTCTCTTTTTGGTCAGTGTTAGCGTTCccattgataaatagtttattcaaTTAAAGTAATTGAATATATTACTGAGAATATATAAATAGCAACTGTTGTATGATTTTGTAATGATTCGAAAACTATTCATCATTCATTAACATTACTTTCATATATTTGTGCATTTTGAGAATGAATCAAAAGTAGCACGATATACAGCTTTTTCGAATGAGTCACtttcttaattattttttttgagggggttttctgtggagattttaagtaatttttatatatacttgaaatcatgagtcaattaaagctaaaccaccttagaaaacctgaaagcactggacggccgtctcgtcctattgtgggactcctcagcagtgcgcatccacgatcccgcctcatgagattcgaacccaggacctaccagcttcgcgccagagcacttgaccgatagttTGTGTCTATCATAAACCTCAAAATATATCAATAACGTTAAAATTGTTtatgataaaaatgaatgaaatatttgttcCCTTACCTGTAAACATGTTCTTGGTAATGATGGTAGCTCAACTGGAAGTAATGTAGTAGCACCGTATATAATCATTCCCCATATAAAATTAATAGCAATTAATAAAGGAGTTGCAATAgcataattattgtaaataaatttcataatatttttaaatgtaGGAGTTGCATTTGCATGATTCTGTTTTTCGTCAACAATTGATAGATAATTAGATAAACTATAATGTTTTGATGAATATGTATTTTCCTTATCTATAATATTAGGAATACGATCATTACATTTTGCTATTTTGTCTAAGACTTTAGCTGATTCTTCATAATTTCCCCATTGGGCTAAAATGACAGGTGATTCTTGAATACAGTAGGTCAGACCAAGTGCACACAATATAAGAGGTGCTGTTGTGAAAAGTATAAAAAATCTCCAACTAAGTTTTGATGTCGAACAACCAAGGCCAACACCAGTTACATATAGAGCAATAAATGaatcaaaaaaacaaacaagcagTTGACCAGTAGGCTGGTAGCTTTCTGGTAGTACTTCTGATATCATCGAGCAACCAGCAGTCAGTAGACCACCAATGTACAAACCTGAGATAAAACGTAAAACTGCAAGCCACATGTAAGTGGGTGAAATAGCACACAACCATGTCATGTAGATTAGAGCAAGACAACATAGAATATTAAGATCTTTTCGTCCGAGCCTATCTGAAAGATACCCGATAGGCGGGGAACCAATACATATACCCAAAAACACAAGGGTAGTAAGAAGAGCAACATAATCCGAACTCATATTCCATTCACAGCGTAATGTTGGTCCGAGAATTGCTTGAATTAAAGTTTCCATAGTGTCAGTAGCTTGAGCCGTACCAATAATTATGATGACGCGAACCTGATACCAGCCAAACCCTAGTTGGTCCAGAACAGTCTGAACTCCAGAACGTTTGACAGCGTTCTCCGACTCCATTTATTGTACGAAAATGAATTCCACAGACAACCACAGAATATCGTGAATACAAACGATACATTTCGATTAGCCAATCAGTTAGTTACAAACTCAAGGACAGGTAATTACTAAAGTATGCTATGGTTGGCTCGTACTCTGAAGTCCATTagtatataataattttaaaattacgCAATATTAATTTATCTTATGAAATAAATGAGTACGACAATGTTCAGAAAAAATTAAAGCAGTATTGGACATCGAATTTGTTTGCCTTTATACTTTTGTTAATACGCATCTAACGTGTCATTTCGGTCAGACGTAGATGGCGGTGAAATGGTAAATGTGTCTAGACTAGCCCTTGTGTTTGGGCTTTGTGGACTTGTACACTCTGCTTTCTCAGCTGCACAGCGTAAACTCCtaataatttaaacaatcataccttatttaaataatatagaTCGTTCATATATTCGTCTAACTGATCAGGAGTACATCTCACTACCGGCAGACGTAATCTAATCAGTTTCGTGTTATTAATTGCAACCTGTGTAGATTATTGTCCAGATATTTCTCTCCTTCATTGCTGTGTGCATAGGAGTTGTCGGTCTATCTGGGACTTTAAAGGAAATAGAAGCCGCCTCAGAATTTAGAGAAAAGTATGTCAAAATGCATATCTAAAGTGTTTTTAAGGACTTGGGATTCACTTGGGAATCATCCATCTTTCTATATCTTCCATCACCGCAAACTCCCTTGTTTGTCACAAACTACTCACTAGTGTTTTGTGTTCTTAGTGCAGTCTGATGACCCCTAATCCTCTTGCTTCTGCTGTAGGACACACAGATTCAGTGACAGCATTGTCACTCTCTGATAATCTTTTAGCTTCTGGAGGAGAGGACGGAAATACATACCTCTGGTCTTTGGATCAAAGTCAATTTCCCGTTCTCTGTGCCCCAAGATTAGATCACTGTTCTAGTCTCAAGTTTAGTGCGGCAAGATCGCATATTCTGTACAGCGCATATGGTCAGCAAATCGTCTCATGGGATATTCGTCGTATGACTGAGCCGGTTGTTACTTGGGAGGTAAGTTAAGTTTTTTTTAGCTGTACCTAACCATTTCACTCTAGGTTAATGATGATGAAATCAACTCAATTGACTTTTCTGGAGATGAGCATCGTCTTTCGTCTGCAGATGATTCTGGAGCTGTTCAAATTATTGACGTGAATAATGGCCAGGTTACGCGTACTCTTAAGAAACATGATAACATATGTTCTTCAGCTAAATTTCGTCCTGGCCGAACATGGCAATTGATTAGTGGTGGCCTTGATTGCAGAGTTATTGTCTCTGACTGGAAAGGCTCTGGTCTCGGTGTAATCATTTTTGAAATGGATGAGATCGTTGAAAGTCCTGAAGAGTTCTTACAGTCCTTACCAACTGATTCAGACTGGCGCCATGGATCAAGCACAAGTAGTAATGACAATGTGGAAATCGACTATGATAATTCAGATGACACAGACTTCGGAGCTACTTATGCAGCCGGACATTCTCAAATTATCGCTGATAGTAGTTCCTTAAGTCCATCCTCTGGGATTGGTTCTGAATCCAGAAAAAAACACTCTGTTTTGAGTGATGATGAGCACTTCACAAGTAAGGCGACCATTCGTATTCGCGAAGCCGTCACACAGAACGACATGTAAGTCATACCCTGTCTTATCACGAGTTAATATCGTAATAACTAGCAGTCAGCGGCCGTAAATTTCTCTTTGATGACATTTTGGTACTCACATGTATATCGATACGTTGTGCCTTCTGTGCTATTACTCAATAGTTGTTCGCTCTTATTCTATATACTCGTCCTAACGACTGGATGATGGCTAACTCAGTACAAAAATGATGACAAATAGCATGAGTATATTTTGGATAGTTTAAGAATAAAACGGTTGCACTATGGTTGAAGATTTAAAATCACCTTTGTCATCAGTCCTACTGTTTAGAGTTGAAAGATTTGctaaaccactgagctacaTCTGGTGTCACTGATTAGTATTGTCCTTATTTCCCCCTCTCGCTCCTTCAGAAGATCCATGACTAGTAAGTTTCCTGATCAAATGGTTAATGTTAGCCTGGTAGTCTGTAATTGCTTCTTTGTGAGATGTTACTGTTTGAATAAATACAATCAATCACTTTGACGTATATGTGTATAGGGTTGCCATTACAGCATAACCTGTTCAGATTGCTACTCTCTAaacttaaaattaatttattacaaAACTAATCATGTTTTAATATGCTTTTACCCACTTTTAAGGAGCATAGCAACCAATAGTCGTATCTTCTAACATCAGCGTTACTTCTGATTCCTTAAAATCATCTACCTAGAAGAAATTTTCTCATTTATAAATGATGATACTCTCATTGAATCAGCATCCTTAAGTAAAGGATGGACCTCCAGTCAAATAATAATCAGCGTAGAACCTGACAAAAATGTACGTTAACTGAGATACAGCTCCTATTTTCTTATAAAGCAGATGGGAAAATTATCGAAATACTATGTATTTTTTCTAAGTCATAAGGTTAAGTTTCTATATCAAAGGATATCTGTAACTTATCCGTCATAAACTGGCTTGCCTTATATCAGTTGAGATACAGACATCAGGCAACTTTTAATGTAATTGTCTTACTGTGTACAGGTACTTGGATTTAAGCCATACTTTGAATAGGAGATGGTGATACTACATGTCTTCCCGGTTTTAGGTCGAGTCATTTAACCAAAAAACCACCTCAGCTTTCAAATGTGTCTATAAGTGTCTCTATTTACTTTAAATGTGTGGGTTAATCACCTGTCTCACAAAACCCGGACAGTTTTCCTTGATATCTGTGCACACTTATCCACTACTACTAATCGACCGTGTTTTTTTTCCTACGACCCTTGAATCTATACAATCACTTCTCAGTTTGACGTTGTTCAAATAGTTACTCTTATCGAAAATGTATAACTACAAGTTAACATCATTTCTCGACTTTAAAAATGATTCGAAAAAGCTACCTGTATCTTTTTAGCAAATCATCCAAATTAATTGATAAATTCATTCGTAGTGATATCCTGTTTCTCCTAAAGTCATCTTATCAGTATGCTTCCATTATTTTAGGGAGTGGAAACTCATTTGATGACATTTCAGTGTAGACAATTATACTAATTGTTgatctggttgttagaaggggcaacTGCCTCGTGAAATCCAAAGATTCTCGGCTTTCACTataaggcgtcataattctaaatgaagatccttcaacttctggggcagagtttaagtggtttaAACTGTTTCTTATGGCTAGCATTTCTTAAGAAAGGTTATTTTCTGCtggatggggttgctgaccccatACTCAACCCTCCCTTACCGAAGCTTGGAACCTGCAGTAACCCTACAAAAGCTACAGGATAATCTGATGCAGATGGGAAGGCAAGGATTTGCAGAGCAGAAGCCGTGCTCCTACAGTTGAAaaaaatatggaactcaaaacaactgtcggccaacatcaaagtcagcatcttcaatacgaacgtcaaaacagtcctactgtacagagctgaaacttgaaaaactaacacaaccatcatcaaaaagtacaagtatttctaaacagttGTCTGCTCAGGATACTCAACGTCCACCGACCGGATACCGTCAGCAACAAACTACTgtgaaagagaacaaaccagcttccaactgagaaggaaactaggaaaagacgcAAGTATTAgacaggacacacattgaagaaatcctcaaactgcatcacgacaCTAGCACCAACTTGGGGTCCTGAaaggaaacgaaaaagaggaaagccaaagaacacactgtgtcgggaattggaagcagacatggaaaggatgaataaccATCGCAAACAACggaaaag
This genomic interval from Schistosoma mansoni strain Puerto Rico chromosome W, complete genome contains the following:
- a CDS encoding putative sugar transporter, yielding MESENAVKRSGVQTVLDQLGFGWYQVRVIIIIGTAQATDTMETLIQAILGPTLRCEWNMSSDYVALLTTLVFLGICIGSPPIGYLSDRLGRKDLNILCCLALIYMTWLCAISPTYMWLAVLRFISGLYIGGLLTAGCSMISEVLPESYQPTGQLLVCFFDSFIALYVTGVGLGCSTSKLSWRFFILFTTAPLILCALGLTYCIQESPVILAQWGNYEESAKVLDKIAKCNDRIPNIIDKENTYSSKHYSLSNYLSIAFCMPSNLLRFFFFATRAVASAGNNATAIYITGLYAPRIRSFVFGVMSTCFRIGVLTAPYLGQVFLQRVSALGAVLIFSAIALIGFVFSIFLPHAGDKHFTSTTISKGVFRRIFKGNKSKTKQNDDGMKSVTNPAYKDDEKTIRTIVEEIKRKDNNKPAVLPVEQILNSTSVEEVTIVPHELVVVALTPCNPV
- a CDS encoding putative wd40 protein — encoded protein: MTPNPLASAVGHTDSVTALSLSDNLLASGGEDGNTYLWSLDQSQFPVLCAPRLDHCSSLKFSAARSHILYSAYGQQIVSWDIRRMTEPVVTWEVNDDEINSIDFSGDEHRLSSADDSGAVQIIDVNNGQVTRTLKKHDNICSSAKFRPGRTWQLISGGLDCRVIVSDWKGSGLGVIIFEMDEIVESPEEFLQSLPTDSDWRHGSSTSSNDNVEIDYDNSDDTDFGATYAAGHSQIIADKEIFSFINDDTLIESASLSKGWTSSQIIISVEPDKNEQPHVSNQRMSSNHVTWRSGLPINPPMVHSVACSASGDFVAAGLESSTIELFAGDGKRLNHLESLYGHTRGVSALHFIDDFN